The Stenotrophomonas sp. ASS1 genome segment GAAATTGTGTTCGCCGAAGCGGGCCAGCTGCGCGTCTTCGCCAACGACTTCGGCCAGCAGCGCGGCGAGCGCGCCGATCAGGGTGTCGGCCGAGGCCAGGCCAATGTCCGGCAGCAGGCGCGCGTAGTGGTCCGGCTCGATCAGCAGCAGGCCGAACTGGCCTTCGCTGCGCCCGGCCTGGGCCACCGCGCTTTCCAGCTGCAGCATGAAGGTCGGGCGATTGAGCAGGCCGGTGACCTGGTCGCGCTGGCGCAGGTCCTCGACCTCACGTGCCAGCTCGGGGTCGAATTCCATGCGGCGGCGGAGCACCACCTGCAGGCAGGATTCGCCTTCGTAGGTGGCAGCGGCAAACTCCATCGTCGCCGGGAACGCGCTGCCATCCTCGTGGCGCGCGTCGAGCTGGTACTGCGGCGGCGGCGCCTCGCCACGGCTCAGCCCCTTCAGCAGCTGCTTGAAGCCCTCCACGTGCTGGGCGGCGACCATGTCCAGCAGCGAGATGCCTTCGATGTCGTCGAAATGCTCGTAACCGAACATCTCCAGATAGGCATCGTTGGCGCGGATGTGCATGCCTTCATGCACGTAGGCGATGGGGTCGCGCGAGGAGGCGATCAACGCATCGCAGCGGCGCTCGGTTTCGCGCATCTGTGCTTCGATGCGGCGCAGGCCGCGACGCGCCTGCAGATCCACCCACTGGTCGCGGACCACGGCGAGCAGATGCTCCGGACGTTGGCGCAGGGCGAGGGCGCGGATGCCGTGGCTGCTGGCCTGCACCAGTTCGTCTTCGTCGATGCGCTCGGCCAGCAGCACCAGCGGAATATCCTTGCCGCTGGCAGCAATATGCTGGGCCACCAGTGGCAGCGGGATGCCCTGGGAGGGCGAAGCCAGCACCAGGTCGATGGCCTGGCTGGCCAGCACCTGGGCCAGCTCGGCTGCATCCTGCGGACGCCACGGGCGTACCGCGATGCCGCTGTTGCGCAGGGTGCTGACGATGGCTTCGGCATTCTCGCCGCTGTCATCGACGATCAGCAGGCGGATGGTGATGTCGTTCGCGTTCTGCATGCACTGCTCCCCAATCTGCAAATCTAGATACACGATGCGCGGCGAACCGTCCATGCGCGCACCCCTTGCACGCATCGAACGGCGATGTGGTTCACACCACGCCACCGGCTGCGTGGCCGCTGGCCCAGGCCCACTGGAAGTTGTAGCCGCCCAGCCAGCCGGTCACATCCAGCACCTCGCCGACGAAATGCAGGCCGGGTACGCGCTTGGATTCCATCGTCGAGGACGAGACCTCGGCGGTATCCACGCCGCCCAGGGTGACCTCGGCGGTGCGGTAGCCCTCGGTACCACTGGCCACCAGCGGGAACGCGCCCAGCAGCTGTGCGGCCTGGCGCAGCACCGGCTCGTCCAGCTGGCGCACGGGCCGGTCGGGCAGCCAGTGTTCGCACAACCGCTGTGCCAGCCGCTTCGGCAGTACCTCGCCCAGCACCGTGCGCAGCTCGGCGGCAGGACGTTCGCGCTTCATCTGGCGCAACCACTCGCCGGCATCCTGGCCGGGCAGCAGGTCCAGCTCCAGCGCGTCGCCGGGTTGCCAGAACGAGGAGATCTGCAGGATCGCCGGGCCACTCACGCCGCGATGGGTCAGCAGCATGAAATTCTGGAAGCTCTTTCCGTTGCAGCGCGCCTCGATGGGCAGAGCGACGCCGCTGAGATCGGCCAGCCGTTCCTGGTGCTTGCCGCTGAGCGTCAGCGGCACCAGCCCGGCGCGGGTCGGCAGCACCTGGTGGCCGAACTGTCGGGCCACTTCATAGCCGAAGCCGGTGGCGCCCATGCTGGGAATGGAGAGGCCGCCGGTGGCCACCACCAGCGAGGCGCAATGGAACAGGCCCTGCGTGGTGTGCACGCGGAAACCATCGCTGCCATGCTCGATGCGCTGCACGCTGCAGTCGGTACGCACCTGCACGCCTGCCGCCTGGCATTCGTCCACCAGCATCTTCACGATCTGCTTGGACGAGACATCGCAGAACAACTGGCCCAGCTCTTTTTCGTGATACGCGATGCCGTGCTTGCTGACCAGCTCGATGAAGTGCCAGGGCGTGTAGCGCGCCAGTGCCGACTTGCAGAAGTGCGGGTTGGCCGACAGGAAGTTGGCCGGGGTGGTGCCGGTGTTGGTGAAGTTGCAGCGGCCACCGCCGGACATCAGGATCTTCTTGCCGACCTTGTTGGCATGGTCGATCACCTGCACCTGGCGGCCGCGCTGGCCAGCCGTGATCGCGGTCATCAGCCCGGCCGCACCGGCGCCGATGACCACTACGTCGCAACGGATCGTGCTCATGCCTTGGCGCGCTTGCGCCAGTTCGGGATCACGTCGAGCTGGATCTGGTCGTTGAGCAGCTGCACTTCACCGTCCTGGATCAGCACGCTCCAGCGCATGGCGCGCTGGATCTGCTGGCCCCAGCGCTCGACGAATTCACCGTCCAGATCAACCACCGAGAGATTGTCGAAGCGTGCCAGGCCCTTGCTCTGCTTGCCCCACCAGATCTCCGAGGCGTTGCCGCCGTAGTTGATCACCTGCACCTGGCGGCTGCGATTGCTGGCCTTGCGGATGCGCGATTCGTCCGGATGGCCCAGGTCGATCCACTGCAGGATGTCGCCGGTGTAGTCGTGTTCCCACAGATCGGGCTCGTCATCGGTGCTCAGGCCGCGGCCGAATTCCAGGCGGTCGCCGGCGTTCAGCGCGAAGGCGAGCAGGCGCACCATCAGGCGATCGTCGGTCTCGGACGGATGCTGGGCCAGGGTCAGGTTGTGGGTCGCGTAGTAGCCGCGATCCATGTCGCTGATCTGCAGTTCGGCCTTGCGGATGGTGGCGGTGAGGGCCATGGGGGGTCCGTGGACTAAAGACGACAATGATAGAGGTTTGCTCCAGGGGTGTCCGTTGCCGGTCTGTCTGCGCAGCGTCAACGGTGGCACTCTTGCGCTCTTTCCCGTGGCCGGAGTGGACGCCATGACCTTGCCCAGCCGCCTGCAGCTGCCACCCGGCCACTGGTCCAGCCTGCTCGATGGCCTGTGCGCGCGTTTCCCGCGCATCGGTCGCGCGCAATGGCAGGACCGCTTCGCCCGAGGCCGTGTGCAGGATGCGCAGGGCAGGGCACTGGCGCCGGACATGCCTTGGCAGGTGGGGCTGGAAATCCAATACTTCCGCGAGGTGGCCGACGAGCCGGTGATTCCGTTCGCCGAGACCATCCTGCATCTGGATGCGCACCTGCTGGTGGCCGACAAACCGCACTTCCTGCCGGTGACGCCGGCCGGTGGGTATGTACGGGAAACCCTGCTGTCGCGCCTGGTCGCCCGCACCGGCAACACCGAGCTGGTGCCGCTGCACCGCTTGGACCGGCTGACCGCCGGCCTGGTGCTGTTTTCCACCCAGGCAGCCACGCGTGATGCCTACCAGCGGCTGTTCCGCGAGCGGCGCATCGGGAAGACCTACGAGGCGCTGGCACCGGCGCTGCCGGGGCTGGAGTTTCCGCTGCAGCGGGACAGTCGTCTGGTGCCGGGGGAGCCGTTCTTCCGCATGGCCGAAGTGCCGGGCGAGCCCAATGCCCGCAGCCGGATCGAGCTGATCGAGGCCGAGGGGCCGGTCTGGCGCTACCGGTTGCGGCCGGAAACCGGCCGCAAGCACCAGCTGCGCGTGCATATGGCGATGCTGGGCGCCCCCATCGAGGGCGATGACCTGTATCCGCAGCTGAGGCCGCGCCCGGATGAAACGGTCGAGTCACCCCTGCAGCTGCTGGCGCAGGGGCTGGCCTTCGACGATCCATTGAGTGGGGAGCCCAGGCGGTTCAGCAGTCAGCGTCGCCTGTGCCTGCCCGGCCAGAGCGGGTCCGGCCAGAGCGGGTAAGGCCGTTCAGCGAACCGGGCGTCGCGCCAGCCAGCGGTCCAGCTCGGCCGCGAACAGCTGCCGGTCGCGCGGGCCCAGCGGCGGCGGGCCGCCGGTCTGCACCCCGGCGCCGCGCAGTTCTTCCATGAAATTGCGCATCGACAGCCGCTCGGCCATGTTGTTCGGCGTGTACAGCTGGCCGCGCGGGTTCAGCGCCACAGCCTTCTTCTCCAGCACCAGCGCGGCCAGCGGGATGTCCTGGGTGACGACCAGGTCTCCGGCAGCGACCCGTTCGACGATGGCGCTGTCGGCCACGTCCAGGCCCTGGGGCACCTGGATCGAACGCAACCAACGCGACGGCGGGGTGCGGATCCACTGGTTGGCAACCAGGGTCAGTTCGATCCCGACCCGTTCAGCGGCCCGGAACAGGATGTCGCGGATGACAGTGGGGCAGGCGTCCGCGTCCACCCAGATGCGGGTGAGGGCGGGTTCAGCTTGGGTTTCAGCTTCAGTCATTTACCCAGTGTAGGGTAGGAAAATCCTGAATGGGGACTCGGGGTTAGCCTTGATCGGCTGCCAGCCCTTGTCACGTCTAGCGGGCGGGGCCAGCCGATGAACGTCCGGGCTATCGCTTTTTGCAGAAAACACGCGTATCGTTCGTCCCACTGTGTTTGCTAGGGTCACCGTGAATCGTGGCCTGGTGCAGTTGATCTCACGATCCGCTCATCGATCCGCTTTACCAACGCCTGCAACTCAGTCTCGGCCCCGATACCCGGTGGCTGCGATTTTTTCAACATGTGTTTCAGGAGTTAGTCAAATGTCTGATCGTCAGACCGGCACCGTCAAGTGGTTCAACGACGCCAAGGGCTTCGGCTTCATCACCCCGGAAAGCGGCCCGGACCTGTTTGTGCACTTCCGTGCCATCCAGGGCACCGGCTTCAAGACCCTGCAGGAAGGCCAGAAGGTTACCTTCATCGCCGTCCAGGGTCAGAAGGGTATGCAGGCTGACCAGGTGCAGGCGGTCTAATCCGTCTGCTACCGTTTGGTAGCCAGAACGCCGGAAGCGAAAGCTTCCGGCGTTTTTTGTTGCCCGCTGTTTTGTAGAGTCGGGTTTGCTCGACCGCGTTTGAAAGCAGTCGAGCAAGCCCGACTCTACAAAAGGCATGCAGCCGGGCGGGCTAAGATCAGATGCATCCTCCCATCGCGGAACCGCCCATGCGCATCGTCCACCACCTGGAAAACTCCCGTTCCCTGCGTGTGCTGTGGATGCTGGAGGAGCTGGGGCTGGACTACGAGCTGCGCCGTTATCCCCGCGATCCGAAGACGCTGCTGGCACCGCCCGAACTGCGCAACGTGCATCCGCTGGGCAAGTCGCCGGTGCTGCAGGATGGCGAGCTGGTACTGGCCGAATCCGGCGCCATCCTCGATTACCTTGCCGACCGCTACGACACCCAGCGCCAGCTGTCGCCGTCGCCGACGCCCGCCGAGGGTGCCGAGCGCATCGCTTACCGCTACTGGCTGCACTACGCCGAAGGCTCGGCGATGCCGCCGCTGCTGCTGACCCTGGTGATGGGTCGCATCCGCAGCGCACCGATGCCGTTCTTCGCGCGCCCGATCGCACGCAGCATCGCCGACAAGGCCGAGCGCGGCTTCATCGGTCCGCAGCGGCGCCTGCACCTGGACTGGATGGAGCGCCGCCTGGCCGAAAGCCCGTGGTTTGCTGGCGAGCGCTTCAGTGCGGCCGACATCCAGATGAGCTTCCCGATCCAGGCCGCTGCCGCGCGCGGTGGTGGCCTCGACGACAAGCCGGC includes the following:
- a CDS encoding pseudouridine synthase, giving the protein MTLPSRLQLPPGHWSSLLDGLCARFPRIGRAQWQDRFARGRVQDAQGRALAPDMPWQVGLEIQYFREVADEPVIPFAETILHLDAHLLVADKPHFLPVTPAGGYVRETLLSRLVARTGNTELVPLHRLDRLTAGLVLFSTQAATRDAYQRLFRERRIGKTYEALAPALPGLEFPLQRDSRLVPGEPFFRMAEVPGEPNARSRIELIEAEGPVWRYRLRPETGRKHQLRVHMAMLGAPIEGDDLYPQLRPRPDETVESPLQLLAQGLAFDDPLSGEPRRFSSQRRLCLPGQSGSGQSG
- a CDS encoding NAD(P)/FAD-dependent oxidoreductase, translating into MSTIRCDVVVIGAGAAGLMTAITAGQRGRQVQVIDHANKVGKKILMSGGGRCNFTNTGTTPANFLSANPHFCKSALARYTPWHFIELVSKHGIAYHEKELGQLFCDVSSKQIVKMLVDECQAAGVQVRTDCSVQRIEHGSDGFRVHTTQGLFHCASLVVATGGLSIPSMGATGFGYEVARQFGHQVLPTRAGLVPLTLSGKHQERLADLSGVALPIEARCNGKSFQNFMLLTHRGVSGPAILQISSFWQPGDALELDLLPGQDAGEWLRQMKRERPAAELRTVLGEVLPKRLAQRLCEHWLPDRPVRQLDEPVLRQAAQLLGAFPLVASGTEGYRTAEVTLGGVDTAEVSSSTMESKRVPGLHFVGEVLDVTGWLGGYNFQWAWASGHAAGGVV
- a CDS encoding EAL domain-containing protein; translated protein: MQNANDITIRLLIVDDSGENAEAIVSTLRNSGIAVRPWRPQDAAELAQVLASQAIDLVLASPSQGIPLPLVAQHIAASGKDIPLVLLAERIDEDELVQASSHGIRALALRQRPEHLLAVVRDQWVDLQARRGLRRIEAQMRETERRCDALIASSRDPIAYVHEGMHIRANDAYLEMFGYEHFDDIEGISLLDMVAAQHVEGFKQLLKGLSRGEAPPPQYQLDARHEDGSAFPATMEFAAATYEGESCLQVVLRRRMEFDPELAREVEDLRQRDQVTGLLNRPTFMLQLESAVAQAGRSEGQFGLLLIEPDHYARLLPDIGLASADTLIGALAALLAEVVGEDAQLARFGEHNFAVLQAGPYAQTVALAERIREAYAAHVFSIGARSATVTVSIGGVQVGEKIASIGQVLARASECTQAAAELGNTCRIFDPAAADRVEEERVLRWVARIREALAGDGFQLHYQPVLNLQGESLELYEAYLRLEHNGELLSPTAFLGIAEEHGLLADINRWVVSRAIAVLGQRAREGHATQMLVKVTPESFDDPQMIATLRRELQAQGVPGERLWLHAPEAKVFTHLRSAQQFLAEVAPLGCRIGLEQFGSGLDSFQLLAHFQPQFLKLDRGFTSDLAATRENIARISQITARAQEAGIRTIAEFVSDANSMTLLFSAGVDYVQGDFVGPALPEMGFEFG
- a CDS encoding YaeQ family protein; protein product: MALTATIRKAELQISDMDRGYYATHNLTLAQHPSETDDRLMVRLLAFALNAGDRLEFGRGLSTDDEPDLWEHDYTGDILQWIDLGHPDESRIRKASNRSRQVQVINYGGNASEIWWGKQSKGLARFDNLSVVDLDGEFVERWGQQIQRAMRWSVLIQDGEVQLLNDQIQLDVIPNWRKRAKA
- a CDS encoding YaiI/YqxD family protein; amino-acid sequence: MTEAETQAEPALTRIWVDADACPTVIRDILFRAAERVGIELTLVANQWIRTPPSRWLRSIQVPQGLDVADSAIVERVAAGDLVVTQDIPLAALVLEKKAVALNPRGQLYTPNNMAERLSMRNFMEELRGAGVQTGGPPPLGPRDRQLFAAELDRWLARRPVR
- a CDS encoding cold-shock protein; protein product: MSDRQTGTVKWFNDAKGFGFITPESGPDLFVHFRAIQGTGFKTLQEGQKVTFIAVQGQKGMQADQVQAV
- a CDS encoding glutathione S-transferase, yielding MRIVHHLENSRSLRVLWMLEELGLDYELRRYPRDPKTLLAPPELRNVHPLGKSPVLQDGELVLAESGAILDYLADRYDTQRQLSPSPTPAEGAERIAYRYWLHYAEGSAMPPLLLTLVMGRIRSAPMPFFARPIARSIADKAERGFIGPQRRLHLDWMERRLAESPWFAGERFSAADIQMSFPIQAAAARGGGLDDKPALRGFLKRIGERPAYLRAEAHGGHLQALSGN